The genomic segment TTGCCCAGCCCCACGTCACCGATCAGCCGGTCGCCGGGGCCGTAGATGGAGAGCGCATAGCCGCTGTCCGGTCGCGCCTGCTTCCCGCCGATGTACAGCTTGGCGGTGCGGTCGATGGGCGGCAGCACCGGGCCGGCGCCGTTGCCGCGCTGCTTTTCGGCGCGCGCGGGCCTGGCCTTGCGGTCGTCGCGGCGGGCGGGGGCGCCGCCGTTCTTGCTGGCGATCTCCCAGCGCGGCTTCACGTATTCGTACAGCCCTTCCTTGCCGCCCTCGCGCCCGAAGCCGCTCTCGCGGTATCCGCCGAAGCCCGACGCGGCGTCGAACAGATTGGTGCTGTTGATCCACACCGTGCCGGCCTTGATCCTGGGCGCGATGTCCAGGGCCAGGTTGATGTTCTCGGTCCACACGCTGGACGCGAGCCCGTAGACCGTGTTGTTTGCCAGCTCCACCGCTTCGGCCGGCGTGCGGAAGGTCATCAGCACCACGACGGGGCCGAAGATTTCCACCTGCGCCACGCTGGACGACGGCGACACGTTGGTGAACAGCGTCGGCGGATAGAAGCATCCCTCGGTGGGGCAGCTCCACGACGGCTGCCACATCTGCGCGCCCTCGTCGGCGCCGGCCTGCACCAGCTTGCGGATCTGCTCCAGCTGCACGGGGGCCACGATGGCGCCGATGTCCACCGCCTTGTCCAGCGGGTTGCCCACGCGAAGCGTTTCCATCCGCTCGCGCAGCCGCTGCGTCAGCTTTTCGGAAATGCCCTCCTGCGCCAGGATGCGGCTGCCGGCGCAGCACACCTGTCCCTGGTTGAACCAGATGGCGTCGACCACGCCCTCGACCACGCTTTCCAGGTCGGCGTCGTCGAAGACGATGAAGGGCGACTTGCCGCCCAGCTCCAGCGACAGCTTCTTCCCCGTTCCCGCCGTGGCCACGCGGATGATGCGGCCCACTTCGGTCGATCCCGTGAAGGCGATCTTGTCCACGTCCGGATGCCCGACGATGGCCGCGCCCGTGCGCCCGTCGCCGGTGACCACGTTCACCACGCCCGGGGGGAGCCCCGCGTCGCGGCACACCTCGGCGAAGAGCAGCGCGGTGAGCGAGGTGAACTCCGCCGGCTTGAGCACCACCGTGTTCCCCATCGCCAGCGCCGGGGCGATCTTCCACGCCATCATCAGCAGCGGGAAGTTCCATGGGATGATCTGCCCCACCACGCCTACGGGCACCTGGTCCGCCAGCTCCGTGTCCATCAGCTGCGCCCACCCGGCGTGGTGGTAGAAGTGCCGGGCCACCAGCGGGATGTCGATGTCGCGCGACTCGCGGATGGGCTTGCCGTTGTCCATCGTTTCCAGCACGGAGAAGAGCCGGCTGTGGCGCTGGATGTGGCGGGCGATGGCGTACAGGAACCGGGCGCGCGCATGGCCGTCCAGCGCCTGCCAGCCGGGAAGCGCCTCGCGGGCGGCGCGCACCGCCGCGTCCACGTCGGCCTCGCTGCCCTGCGCGATGCGCGCCAGGGGCTGGTTCGTCGCCGGATTGGTGGTGTCGAAGAACTCGCCGCCCTCCGGCTCGCGCCACTCGCCGCCGACGAAGTGCCGGAAGGTGCGGCCCCGTTCCTCCAGCCAGTCCACCGCGGGCGAGGCGCTCTCGGGGGCGGGGCCGTATTCCATGGTCTCGAAGATTTCGGCGATGCTCATCGGTTACTGCGGGACTCGGGGTGACCGCGGGCCGCGTCCCGGACGCGCGGCAATACCCTCAATCTATCGCCCGCGCGCGTTTTCCGCACGAACGACGGCCCCGGGTCGCGCAAGAGCCCGCGGCCGCCGTTCCTTTCCGGCATCCACTCAGGCCGGCTGTGCGGCGCGCTCCGTGGCGGGAAGCGTCGGCAGGTGCACGATGGGGCTGCGAGGCTCGATGATCTGCCGGATGCTGAACGACGTGGACGGCGACGCGTCCCGGGCGCCGGTTTCGGCGTCGCCGCGCGGGGCGATGATGCCGGCCATCAGTTCCGCGGATCTGGGGTCCATGGGAGTCCTCCGGGGTGGGATGAGGGTGAGGATTCCGCGGCGGCTTGCGTCGACGCCGGGGACGCGGTTTGGGCCCGCATCAGGCGTGCCCGTCCATGGTAGGTTCGCGTCGGATCAGACGCGCGTGCTCTAGCGTGGGCTACGCGTCGTCGGGCAGGTCGAACAGGCCCAGCTCGCCCGGCGCGGCCTTGCGCGGCTTCTTCTTGCGCGGCGGCGGGGGCGCCGCTGGCTCCAGCAGGAAGTCGATCTCCGCATCGGCCGCGTCCAGCGACCGATACGCCGCGCGGCCCGCACGCTTGAGGATCGCCAGCGCCTCCTGCACCTGCTCCGGCGTGAGCCCCGAATCGGACAGGGTCGCGAGCAGGTCGGGATAGGTGACGAGCGATCCGCAGTGGCGGGCGTGGAGATCGTCAGCCACGGCGCGAAGGTCCGGGCCGCGCG from the Longimicrobium sp. genome contains:
- a CDS encoding aldehyde dehydrogenase family protein; translated protein: MSIAEIFETMEYGPAPESASPAVDWLEERGRTFRHFVGGEWREPEGGEFFDTTNPATNQPLARIAQGSEADVDAAVRAAREALPGWQALDGHARARFLYAIARHIQRHSRLFSVLETMDNGKPIRESRDIDIPLVARHFYHHAGWAQLMDTELADQVPVGVVGQIIPWNFPLLMMAWKIAPALAMGNTVVLKPAEFTSLTALLFAEVCRDAGLPPGVVNVVTGDGRTGAAIVGHPDVDKIAFTGSTEVGRIIRVATAGTGKKLSLELGGKSPFIVFDDADLESVVEGVVDAIWFNQGQVCCAGSRILAQEGISEKLTQRLRERMETLRVGNPLDKAVDIGAIVAPVQLEQIRKLVQAGADEGAQMWQPSWSCPTEGCFYPPTLFTNVSPSSSVAQVEIFGPVVVLMTFRTPAEAVELANNTVYGLASSVWTENINLALDIAPRIKAGTVWINSTNLFDAASGFGGYRESGFGREGGKEGLYEYVKPRWEIASKNGGAPARRDDRKARPARAEKQRGNGAGPVLPPIDRTAKLYIGGKQARPDSGYALSIYGPGDRLIGDVGLGNRKDVRNAVEAAHKAKGWSKSTAHNRAQVLFYLAENLA